The sequence TGCAACAATTGAAAAAGATAAAGCATATGGTATTGAAGTTGTAGATGTAACAGGGAACGGTACAGGTTGGAATGTCAAAGTGTCAATGGATTCATTTAAAGTAAAAGGTGGAGCAAACGATGGAGAAGAGCTAAAAGGCTGGGAATTAACAATCCCAACGGCTGAAGTTACATCCAAAAGTGCATCAATCCGTCCAGAAAATACACCCGTAGGAAAAGAAGCAAAAATTTCAGGTCAATTATCTAGTACAGTATTTCAAGCTGATGCAGGTAAAGGAATGGGACGTTATACAAATATTTTTGAAAGATACGCCGACAAGCAAGCACCAACTAGAAAAACAGGGGTTCAATTATCTGTTCCAAATACAGCACGTAAAGCAAGCTATATCGGAAAATTAAATTGGACATTAACGAATACACCTAACTAGCATTTTAATTCCTTATTTAGTTAGTTGAATCAAAAAGGGAGGATAGATAATCGTGATATCAAAAAATTATAGAGCCGCTTGGCTAAGTGTTTTCTTATTACTAACAGTCTACAAAGCTGATACTAGTTTAGCAGAAAACTTACCAGTGGACTCTTTAAAATCTGATATTGATGCCGTAGTTATCGAAGGAAAAGAGAATCCTGTTCTGCCAGTATTTGGTCAAGATCCGGAAGATCCAACAAATAACGGTACGAATAGCTCTGGGTTGTTAAAAATTGATCGAGTACCAAATTTTACCTTTGGAAAAGTTGTTAGAAGCGGATTGTATCAAGAAGAATATGCGATGAATTCTAATCCCTATATTCAAGTTTCCGATTTAAGAGGAAGTCTTGGTGGTTGGGCATTGTATGCTAAAATATCTAACTTTGTTTCTGAGCCGACGACAAAGAATCAAAAAAGGTATCTATTAAGTGGAGCTACATTAACCTTAAACAAAGGAGATATTCAGGAATATAAATCTGAATATGCAGCGCCGCCTAAAAGCTACTCAGTTTCATTGAATAAGGATCTGCAAAAAGTTATGTCAGCCGATCAAAATACTGGTCAAGGGGTTTGGGCTTCGAGATGGAAAAGTGAAAAAGGGATAAATAAAAAGATAACATTAGATATTTTGCCGAATACTGCCAAAGTAGGAAGAGATTACACCGCAACAATCTCTTGGAAATTGGCAGATATTCCAAGTACAGAAAACTAAATGGAGAGTAATAAATGACAGTTATAAAAACATTAAAGTACAGCCTAATAACGCTTTTGCTTGTTACGCTATTCAATATTGGAGAAACGGCTTTTGCTGATGGTATGGGCTATTCAGTAAAAGCTGTTATTCCAGAAAACCAAATCGACCAAACCAAAACCTTTTTTGATTTGAAGATGAGCCCTGGACAAACACAAAATTTAGAATTAGAAATAAAAAGTAGCAGTTCAGAAACGTTAAACCTAGCTGTAGAACCATATATCGCTACAACAAATCAAAATGGAGAACTAGAATATAGTGTAGAACCTGAAAAAAATGATTCTACCCTGATTTACCCAATTACTAGATTAATTTCAGGAAAACAAACGGTGACGATTCCACCTAAGGAAACGAAAAGAGTGACTTTTAATTTAAAAATGCCTAAAAAAGCCTTTACTGGAAAAATAGTTGGAGGCTTTAATATCTATGACCAAGAAAATGAGGTAAAAGAAGACTCAACAGCAAAGAAAAATGATGTTCAAATCAAGAATGTCTTCTCAGTTGTAATTGGTATTCAATTAAGAGAAAGTTTGGATAAAATCAAGCCAGAACTCAAACTAAATGCAGTTAAAGCAGGTCTATTTAACTATCGTACCGCAATCACAGCCAATCTCCAAAATATCAAACCAGAATTTGTCAGTGAATTATCTATTGAAGCTAAAGTCAGAAAAAATAACTCTAGAAAAGTGATCTATGAAGCCGAAAAAACAGAAATAGCAATGGCACCTAATTCTAACTTTGACTTTCCCATTTCACTAGAAAATCAAGAACTAGCAGCAGGCGGCTATGAATTAGAAATCACAGCACACTCAAAAAATGATGAATGGACGTTCACAAAAAAATTTAGAATCTCAGAAGAAGAAGCTGCACAACTAAATGAAGAAGCGGTCGAAATTGAGACTGAGCCAAGCAACAAATGGATGATGATTATTATTATATCAAGTGGCGCAGCTATATTATTTTTACTAGTAGTTATATTTTTATTGCGGAGAAGTAAACAATAAGGCTAATCTAAAATGGAGGTTAAGAAAGATGTTACGAAAAAAAATAGGTTATATTATCTTTTTTTTCTTGCTTGTGTCTAGTTTATTTTCTTTACCAAAAATATGTTCTGCTGCTGATTTTATAGACGTGTCTGGATGGAGTCATTTCGGGTATTTGTCAAATGAGTATATTCTGAATGATCAGGGAATTGCTTCTAATCTAACGACAGGAGAACAAATTGATATAACATCAAATGTTATTAATTTAAATTATTTTGGGCAAAATATACAAGACGATGTTAGACTTCAAAATAATGTGCTGAAGTTAGACACGTACTATCGTGTTTATAAGGATCAGGAGCTACGTGTTAAAAATATAGGTATCTATAAAGGGAAAGCATTGGAAATGAGAATTACTTTCTTACATGATGACGGTGTAAAGATAGGATCCATAGGAAAGAGTGATTGTCTAGTTAATTTTATAGATCTCAATGATTCAAAGGGGACCTTTGCACCAGACATTAGTTATTATTTGGTAGATCAGGAATCAGGGGAATTAATAAATGATAACGTTAATGTCATGGTACCTGTCAGCTCAAAAATAGCATATTATGAGTACCCAGCAGCCCTAGTAATCCAAAAAGATATTGGTTTAGTTGTTACAGATACGGGCCTTGAAAAAAATGCATTTAGGTCCAGATTTAATGGTGCTTATACTAATATTGCTTTAGGAGGAGTGACTGGTGGAGGAGGAGGGAAAAGACTTGATGTAAGTATGCTACATCCTCTAAATAAAAAGGGAGAAATAGGCATATATATTCGTCCCGATTTTTATAGTTCAGACTTTAGTTTATTTAATTATGCACCTAGAATAATCAGCCCTCAACAGTACAATAAAATGTCAGTTACATCAATTGACAATGAGCTAGGGAATTTAAATTATATAATTGAGCAAGAACTTCCTAAACAAGGGTTTCCTGTTTATTATCCCGAAAAACTTGAACTAGATTACTCTAAAGAAACCAGCAACTTGAAGTTGTCACAACCAACAATTTTTTCTGAAAATAAGGTCATCGCAGCTAGTGAGTATGATTTTAGTAACAATAAAGTGACCTTACCCAATTCCTTTTTAAAAAAATATGCAGGACAAAAGATACAAATAAAATTTAGCAGCGACATTGATTATTCAGATAAAAAGACATTATCGTACTACGATAAAGACAAGCAAAATTTTAAATTTCCATTGGGACTAAAAAGTACTAGTGTAAAAAATTCTGTTAGTAAAACTGAAATTGAAGTGACAAATAATGGCGTTGTTAAATTTCCTCTGGTGTTAAAAGCAGATGGGCGTAATAAAACAGTGGACATTGAAA is a genomic window of Enterococcus haemoperoxidus ATCC BAA-382 containing:
- a CDS encoding WxL domain-containing protein is translated as MNKKIVANIVLAMTFGAIVLPVSAKADELKSDITVTIDAGTGAGATEEEISTKTPRDGEFIIKAVSDFSYPSVPLGETRSATIEKDKAYGIEVVDVTGNGTGWNVKVSMDSFKVKGGANDGEELKGWELTIPTAEVTSKSASIRPENTPVGKEAKISGQLSSTVFQADAGKGMGRYTNIFERYADKQAPTRKTGVQLSVPNTARKASYIGKLNWTLTNTPN
- a CDS encoding WxL domain-containing protein, encoding MISKNYRAAWLSVFLLLTVYKADTSLAENLPVDSLKSDIDAVVIEGKENPVLPVFGQDPEDPTNNGTNSSGLLKIDRVPNFTFGKVVRSGLYQEEYAMNSNPYIQVSDLRGSLGGWALYAKISNFVSEPTTKNQKRYLLSGATLTLNKGDIQEYKSEYAAPPKSYSVSLNKDLQKVMSADQNTGQGVWASRWKSEKGINKKITLDILPNTAKVGRDYTATISWKLADIPSTEN
- a CDS encoding DUF916 and DUF3324 domain-containing protein — encoded protein: MTVIKTLKYSLITLLLVTLFNIGETAFADGMGYSVKAVIPENQIDQTKTFFDLKMSPGQTQNLELEIKSSSSETLNLAVEPYIATTNQNGELEYSVEPEKNDSTLIYPITRLISGKQTVTIPPKETKRVTFNLKMPKKAFTGKIVGGFNIYDQENEVKEDSTAKKNDVQIKNVFSVVIGIQLRESLDKIKPELKLNAVKAGLFNYRTAITANLQNIKPEFVSELSIEAKVRKNNSRKVIYEAEKTEIAMAPNSNFDFPISLENQELAAGGYELEITAHSKNDEWTFTKKFRISEEEAAQLNEEAVEIETEPSNKWMMIIIISSGAAILFLLVVIFLLRRSKQ